ATCATTTAAGTCTCTTGATTTGGGGCCGAAGTAGTCGGATATTCTATAGTCGTTTGCCCAAAGCTGCCGCTGCGGAAACGGAGTAGCCCCTAGGTTCAGGGTTACGTTATCCGAGTCGAAGGGCAGGCGAGTGGCAAAGTTGGTGATGACGAAGCCCTCCGTTACCGTCAGGTTTGGGGTTGTGTAATAATGGGTGCCGTCGAAGAGCACGGGCTGCAAATCGAAGCGTCTGGTAATGTCGTTGTTGAGGTCGGAGCTGCGTTTGTAAGCAATAATGCGGTGCTCGGTTTGTTGGCGCAGTTCCAGTAGGCTGAGCACGGCTTCGGCGGGGAGGCTTTGCCGGTCTACCTTGGTCCATTCAACCCGACCCGATTCTTCGTTCGGTAGCACGGCCAGGGCAATCAACATTCGGTCGTCGGGGCGTATATACCGAATGCTGTCGTTTGGAGCTGGCCGTTGGGCGGGTGGCACGTAGCGAAAATCGACTGGGCCCGTGGGTTTTTGCATGGCCGCTAGGCGGGGCGTAAACTCCAGGTTAAAAATCTCGAGGTGCTGCGTGCCTTGGGGCAGCGCCCGTTGCAGGCGCACGCGCTTGAACTGGGCCGCATCGATTAAGACGTACTTTTTGGCAGGCACACTCAGCGTTTGAGCGCCTGCCGACCATGGCAGCAGAAGATTTAAGCAAACCAGTAAAGGGCAAGCGGCTTTCATATTGGCAAGGTTACGAAGAATCAACTACCGCGCTTTGATGGTATGCTTTTAAGAAGTTGGGCGGCGGCCAAGGAGTTAATCGTAGCCGCGCCGCTACGAAAGATTAGCTACAGAACCTTCTGTATCGCACTGGTTCTAAGCTTTAAGAAATCAGTAATTTATTTCATTATCAAAGCCTTATGCAACCGTTTGCACATTGCCTTGGCCCGAGCGCCTAGGTAACTGTTTGGCCGAAAAATCAGTAGGGGCATGTGGTTGCCGCCAATACTGATGAGTTCTGCGAAACAGTTACCCAACTATGTCTGATACTTCTGCAAAGCGCCTGGCCGGCCAGGTGGCGCTGATTACCGGCGCCAGCTCGGGCATTGGCCTAGGTGTGGCGCTGGCCATGGGAGCGGAGGGGGCATCGGTGGTGGTAAACTACCGCTCCGATGCCGAGGCCGCCCAGCAAGTGGTCGAGCAAATTCGGCAGGCTGGCAGCCAGGCCATAGCCATTGAGGCCGATGTGAGCAAGGAAGTCGAGGTGCAGGCCATGTTCCGGCAAGCCAAGGAGCACTTCGGCACGGTCCACATCCTGGTCAGCAACTCCGGCATTCAGCAAGATGCCCCGCTGGTTGACATGAGCCTGGAGCAGTGGCAACAGGTTATTGATGTAAACCTGACCGGCCAGTTTTTGTGTGCCCGCGAGGCCGCCCGCGAGTTTATCCGGCGCGGCATCGAGCCGCGCCTGTCCAAAGCCGCCGGCAAAATCATTTGCATGAGCTCGGTGCACGAAACCATTCC
The sequence above is drawn from the Hymenobacter sp. YIM 151858-1 genome and encodes:
- a CDS encoding SDR family oxidoreductase, giving the protein MSDTSAKRLAGQVALITGASSGIGLGVALAMGAEGASVVVNYRSDAEAAQQVVEQIRQAGSQAIAIEADVSKEVEVQAMFRQAKEHFGTVHILVSNSGIQQDAPLVDMSLEQWQQVIDVNLTGQFLCAREAAREFIRRGIEPRLSKAAGKIICMSSVHETIPWAGHVNYAASKGGLMLLMKSMAQELAPYKIRVNSIAPGAIKTPINQEAWETPEAADRLLKLIPYGRIGETEDIGKVAVWLASDEADYVHGTTLYVDGGMTLYPGFVGNG